In the genome of Gammaproteobacteria bacterium, the window ACAGGTGCGTCACAAAATAGAGTTGGCCTTTGGTCGCTTGGGCTATCGTATTTTTCAGAATCGAGTGCTGTTTTTAGTACCGATGGTGGTTTTGTTAGCGCTGCTGATTTCCGGCTTGCCTAAACTGAGCATTGATACCTCTACCGAGGGATTTTTGCATAAGAGTGATCCAGCACGGGTGAGTTACAACCGGTTTCGAGATCAGTTTGGTCGTGATGAGAAGATGGTGGTGGCGGTTAAGGTAAAGGATCTGTTTCAGCGCCAGACACTGGAGAAGCTGCGGGATCTGCATTACGAGCTTGAGCAAGAGGTGCCGTATCTAAAAGAGATCACCAGTCTGATTAACGCCCGTAACACCACCGGTGATGCCGACAGTTTGATTGTGGAGGATCTGTTTGTTAACTGGCCAGAGAGTGAGGCTGATTTGGCGCAGATTAAACAGAGGGCGTTGAGCAATCCGCTGTTGAAAAATTTGGTTCTCAACGAAGCTGGGACGTTTACTGCGATGGTGTTGGAGTCCAATACTTACGCAGAAGAGGAAGACAGTGAAGCGGATCTGATGGCAGGTTTTGATGATGCGCCTGTGAGCCGTAGCGATGCGCCGCAAGCCTATTTGACGGACGAAGAGAACAGCCGCATGGTGCAGGCGGTTGAGGCCATTGTGGCGAAATATCAATCCGCTGATTTTGTTATTTACACTGCCGGTTCACCGAATGTGACCGATGCATTGAAGCGTTCCATGACCAGCGATATGGCTAAATTTATCGGTTTGGTGATTTTGACCATCATTTTCTTTTTAGCTGTGCTGTTTCGTCGTGCTTCAGGTGTTTTGTTGCCGTTGTTGGTGGTGATTTTATCGGTGATGAGCACAATGGGGTTGATGTCACACGCCGGTGCGCCGATTCAGACGCTGACCCAGATCATCCCTTCTTTGCTGCTGGCGGTGGGAGTGGGTGCGTCGATTCATATTTTGACCATTTTTTATCGTTATTACGATCAAGATGATAATAATAAGGCGGATGCAATTGCCCATACGCTGGAGCATTCGGGCTTGGCGGTGATGATGACCTCCTTGACCACGGCGGCAGGGTTGGCTTCGTTCTCTTTTTCCAGCGTGGCTCCGGTGGCCAATTTGGGTATTTTTGCCAGTTTGGGCGTGTTGTTGATTTTTCTCTACACCACGGTGCTGTTGCCTCTGCTGTTGAGTCTGTTGCCGATTAAATCCAAACAACAGCAGGCGCATGAACATCATGACCTGACCCAGAAATTCTTGCTGTGGGTGGCGCATTTTTCGGTGCATCACCGTGGTAAGGTGATTTTGGTTAGCATGATTTTTATGATCTTAACCCTCTTTTCTGCGTCTCAATTGCGTTATTCACACAACCCGTTAAATTGGTTCCCAGAGCAGCATTCGGTGCGGGTGGCAACAGAAGTCATTGATCGGGAGATGCAGGGTTCGATTACGGTGGAGATGGTGATCGACACTGAAAAAGAGAACGGTCTCTATGATCTGTCGGTGTTAAAACGTTTGGAGAGTTTGTCAGCGTACGCCGAGCAAATTAAAACCGACGACTATTTCGTCGGAAAAGTGGTCTCTCTGGTGGATGTAATCAAAGAGATTCATCAGGCTCTAAATGAAAATCGGCCTGATTTTTATCGGTTGCCAGAAGATGCAGATCTGATTGCACAGGAAATTTTGCTGTTTGAGAACAGCGGCAGTGATGATTTGGAAACTTTGGTGGATTCTGGTTTTAGTCAAGCACGGATGACGATTAAGGTGCCGTGGGTGGATGCCATTGCTTATTTGAGCCTGTTGCAAGATTTGGAGGATAAATCCGCTGAACTGTTTGCGGGTAAAGCAACGGTCACCATTACCGGCATGATTCCGTTGTTGGCGCAAACCATTACCGCTGCTATTTTTAGCTCAGGGGTCAGTTATTTGTTGGCGTTTGTGGTTATTACCGTGATGATGATTTTAATGTTGGGCAGTTTTAAATTGGGTCTGATCAGCATGTTGCCCAATCTGTTTCCGATTTTTACCGTGATGGCGGTGATGGTGGTGTTTAATATTCCCTTGGATCTATTCACGATGTTAATCGGTTCGATTGTGATCGGTATGGCGGTGGATGACACCGTGCATTTTATGCACAATTTTAAACGCTATTATGATAAATCCGGTGACGCAGAAGAGGCGGTGCGTTTGACTTTGGTCAGTACGGGGCGGGCGATGTTGGTGACATCCATTGTGCTCAGTGTTGGTTTTTTTGTTTATGTTTTTGCCAGTATGAACAATTTAATTGGGTTTGGTATTTTGACCAGCATCGCCATTATTATGGCTCTGTTGGCGGATTTTTTCCTTGCGCCTGCCCTGATGGCGTGGTTGTATCGGAAAAAATAAGTGGCTAAAAGGAGTAAGTTGTGAAGCCTAATTTGCTTAATATTGAGTCGGCTCAGCAGGAGCCACCACCTCGGTTTGCCCTGTTTCAGTTGGGGTTTCGCCCCTTCTTTCTCGGTGCCGGTTTGGTGACGGCCAGCTTGGTGGCGCTGTGGCTTCATCTCTATTTTTCGGGGGTGGCTATCAGTAGCCATTACAGCAATCTTCAGTGGCACAGTCATGAGATGGTATTTGGTTTTGCGGTGGCGATTATGGCCGGTTTTTTACTCACCGCAGTAAAAAATTGGACAGGAATTGCGACCACCACGAGTCGCAGTTTAAGGTTGCTGGTGACGCTCTGGTTGGCCGGTCGGCTGTTGGTTTACTTGCCGATGCCAGCGTTGATTTTGGTGGCGGTTGATCTGCTCTTCTTGCCGCTGTTGGCTTGGTTTCTTTGGCGGCCTTTGTGGAAAGCCAAACAGAAGCACAACTTTTTTATGCCGGTGATGTTGTTGGTGATGGGCGGTTTAAACACGTTGTTTCACCTAAACATTCTTGGGGTTTTTAATGGGCTTTCCACTACTGAGTTGGTGAACATTGCCATCTGGTTAATCATGTTGCTGATGTTGCTGATGGTGCTGATGGTGCTGATGGTGCTGATGGTGCTGATGGTGGTGATGGTGGTGATGAGTGGCCGAGTTATTCCTCTGTTTATTGAGAATGGCTTAGGTGTTCAGTGTCGAAAATGGCTTTGGTTGGAACTGCTTTGCATTGCTGGGGTGATCTCAATGGCTCTGCTGGAAACTCTGTTGGCTAATCCGGTGTGGTTGGCGGCAACAGCAATGGTGGTGGCAACACTGCATGCTATTCGGCTTTCGGGCTGGTGGCATAACGCCGCTTTTTCGGTGCCATTGTTGTGGGTTTTGCAGTTGGGTTATCTCTGGTTGATTGTGGGTTTCTTTTTTAAGGCGTTGGTGGCTCTGAATGTGTTAATGCCGCTGTTTGCTGTTCACGCTTTGGTAATGGGAGGGCTGGGGGTGATTGGCTTGGGCATGATGGCACGAGTGGCCTTGGGGCATACAGGACGTGCTTTGCAGAGTGCCCCTTTGATGAGCTGGGCGTTTATTGCGGTTAATTTGGCGGTCTTGATGAGGGCGGTTGTGGCTCCTCTGTTTATCGA includes:
- a CDS encoding MMPL family transporter, translated to MEQVRHKIELAFGRLGYRIFQNRVLFLVPMVVLLALLISGLPKLSIDTSTEGFLHKSDPARVSYNRFRDQFGRDEKMVVAVKVKDLFQRQTLEKLRDLHYELEQEVPYLKEITSLINARNTTGDADSLIVEDLFVNWPESEADLAQIKQRALSNPLLKNLVLNEAGTFTAMVLESNTYAEEEDSEADLMAGFDDAPVSRSDAPQAYLTDEENSRMVQAVEAIVAKYQSADFVIYTAGSPNVTDALKRSMTSDMAKFIGLVILTIIFFLAVLFRRASGVLLPLLVVILSVMSTMGLMSHAGAPIQTLTQIIPSLLLAVGVGASIHILTIFYRYYDQDDNNKADAIAHTLEHSGLAVMMTSLTTAAGLASFSFSSVAPVANLGIFASLGVLLIFLYTTVLLPLLLSLLPIKSKQQQAHEHHDLTQKFLLWVAHFSVHHRGKVILVSMIFMILTLFSASQLRYSHNPLNWFPEQHSVRVATEVIDREMQGSITVEMVIDTEKENGLYDLSVLKRLESLSAYAEQIKTDDYFVGKVVSLVDVIKEIHQALNENRPDFYRLPEDADLIAQEILLFENSGSDDLETLVDSGFSQARMTIKVPWVDAIAYLSLLQDLEDKSAELFAGKATVTITGMIPLLAQTITAAIFSSGVSYLLAFVVITVMMILMLGSFKLGLISMLPNLFPIFTVMAVMVVFNIPLDLFTMLIGSIVIGMAVDDTVHFMHNFKRYYDKSGDAEEAVRLTLVSTGRAMLVTSIVLSVGFFVYVFASMNNLIGFGILTSIAIIMALLADFFLAPALMAWLYRKK
- a CDS encoding NnrS family protein, which encodes MKPNLLNIESAQQEPPPRFALFQLGFRPFFLGAGLVTASLVALWLHLYFSGVAISSHYSNLQWHSHEMVFGFAVAIMAGFLLTAVKNWTGIATTTSRSLRLLVTLWLAGRLLVYLPMPALILVAVDLLFLPLLAWFLWRPLWKAKQKHNFFMPVMLLVMGGLNTLFHLNILGVFNGLSTTELVNIAIWLIMLLMLLMVLMVLMVLMVLMVVMVVMSGRVIPLFIENGLGVQCRKWLWLELLCIAGVISMALLETLLANPVWLAATAMVVATLHAIRLSGWWHNAAFSVPLLWVLQLGYLWLIVGFFFKALVALNVLMPLFAVHALVMGGLGVIGLGMMARVALGHTGRALQSAPLMSWAFIAVNLAVLMRAVVAPLFIENYSTWIVLSGSFWVLGFTLFLWVYLPILIQYFGQF